One segment of Chthoniobacterales bacterium DNA contains the following:
- a CDS encoding NAD(+)/NADH kinase, with translation MRPNKIGLIAHTGKPGVAELTGTLVKEFERVGLSVLLEADTADLAGMKPGRSIPDLGRETDLLVVLGGDGTILHLVGQLGDNIKPVFGINMGALGFLTCANSAAYVEAVESIAGGRMVFSERTLLNVEVKIPGQASTAMTGLNDVVLSRGEVSRLVQLKASVNGEPLTEFNADGLIVATPTGSTAYSLSAGGPILAPESGAFVITPICPHVLTNRSIIVGEDALIEIEVSEREYPVFLTVDGREPLRIETGTIVGIRKSGHVLPLASLPGVSFFGVVRQKLKWSGSNI, from the coding sequence ATGCGTCCGAACAAAATCGGCCTGATCGCGCACACCGGGAAGCCGGGTGTGGCGGAATTGACCGGCACCCTGGTGAAGGAATTTGAGCGCGTCGGTTTGTCGGTTTTGCTCGAAGCGGACACCGCCGATCTGGCCGGAATGAAACCCGGCCGCAGCATTCCGGACCTGGGCCGCGAAACAGACCTGCTGGTTGTTCTCGGTGGAGACGGGACGATTCTTCATCTCGTCGGACAGCTCGGCGACAACATCAAGCCGGTCTTCGGAATCAACATGGGCGCGCTCGGGTTTCTGACCTGCGCGAACTCCGCCGCCTACGTCGAAGCGGTGGAATCGATCGCGGGCGGAAGGATGGTTTTTAGCGAAAGAACCCTGTTGAACGTCGAGGTGAAAATTCCCGGCCAGGCGAGCACGGCCATGACCGGTCTCAACGACGTTGTGCTGAGCCGCGGTGAAGTTTCGCGGCTGGTCCAGTTAAAGGCGAGCGTGAACGGCGAACCGCTCACCGAATTCAACGCTGACGGTTTGATTGTCGCCACGCCGACCGGATCGACCGCCTATTCGCTCTCCGCCGGCGGCCCAATCCTGGCGCCGGAGTCGGGCGCGTTTGTGATCACGCCGATCTGTCCGCACGTCCTGACCAACCGATCGATCATCGTGGGCGAGGACGCGCTCATCGAAATTGAAGTCAGTGAACGAGAGTATCCTGTCTTCCTGACGGTGGATGGCCGGGAGCCGCTTCGGATCGAGACCGGGACGATCGTCGGGATCAGGAAGTCCGGCCACGTTTTGCCCCTGGCTTCGCTGCCAGGTGTCTCTTTCTTCGGAGTGGTCCGGCAGAAACTAAAATGGAGCGGGAGTAACATATGA
- a CDS encoding TlyA family RNA methyltransferase, producing the protein MVLVERGFFPSREQAQRAIMAGEVKVGDAVVDKASVTVAQDAPVSVEAQSRYVGRGGLKLEGALEHFGLDVAGTTGLDVGASTGGFTDCLLQHGATKVYAIDVGHGQLAWKIRNDPRVVVREKLNARFLSRADVPEPIGLCVIDVSFISLTLILPAVFELVTPNGVILALIKPQFELQASEVARGGIVRDPALHEKAQNKIRDFVLNAGHNVIGLAASRITGTDGNQEFFICVRTKSA; encoded by the coding sequence ATGGTTCTCGTCGAGCGGGGGTTTTTCCCGAGCCGTGAGCAAGCGCAACGCGCCATCATGGCCGGCGAAGTGAAGGTAGGGGACGCAGTCGTCGACAAGGCTTCCGTTACCGTCGCCCAGGACGCGCCGGTTTCAGTGGAGGCGCAGTCGCGCTACGTGGGCCGCGGCGGCCTCAAACTCGAGGGGGCCCTGGAGCACTTCGGGCTCGATGTTGCCGGAACGACCGGGCTCGATGTCGGCGCTTCCACGGGCGGGTTCACGGATTGTTTGCTCCAGCACGGCGCGACGAAGGTTTACGCGATCGACGTTGGACATGGGCAACTGGCCTGGAAAATCCGGAACGATCCCAGGGTTGTTGTCCGCGAGAAACTGAACGCGCGCTTTCTGAGCCGCGCCGATGTTCCCGAACCGATCGGCCTCTGCGTCATCGATGTTTCTTTCATCTCGCTGACTTTGATCTTGCCGGCCGTCTTCGAGTTGGTAACTCCCAACGGTGTGATCCTGGCCTTGATCAAACCGCAATTCGAGCTTCAGGCTTCGGAGGTGGCCCGCGGCGGAATCGTGCGCGATCCGGCTTTGCATGAGAAAGCGCAAAATAAGATTCGCGATTTCGTGCTCAATGCGGGACACAATGTGATTGGTTTGGCTGCCTCCAGGATCACGGGCACGGATGGCAACCAGGAATTTTTCATATGCGTCCGAACAAAATCGGCCTGA
- a CDS encoding kelch repeat-containing protein has product MIARSAPTATLLPSGKVLIAGGFHYEDNYPTRFFVTSAELYDPASGTWSATGSLETGRCGHTATLLPNGKVLLAGGQTDSSIPTTNSAELYDPATGTWTTTGNLVKPRVGHTATLLPNGKVLVAGGGTLYGPAMNSAELYDPATGTWTATGSLAGGRSGHTATLLPSGKVLVVGGVTTEPSYREIATAELYDPASGVWTATGSLTAERSGHTATLLPGGKVLVAGGGNGSSGWLSRVELFDPASGTWAPAGSLVNPRFEPTATLLPSGKVLFVSDGFSQFSPPINAELYDPVSASSTATGSPFTMRWEHTATLLSSGKVLVAGGTLGPVSLASAQLYGPKPGLLNIAARVHVQTGDNAMIGGFIIAGTQPKAVIVRAIGPSLSVPGALADPVIEIYDSSGVRTDTNDNWKDAPSRQEIIDSGLAPSNDLESALYSVINPGSYTVVVRGKNNAAGIGVFEVYDLDEAADSRLANVSTRGVVENGDSVLIGGLIVGGNNGAGTAKVLVRALGPSVPVAGALGDPTLELHNGSGTLIAFNDNWGVRPDGSDQSAEILATALIPTNELESALLETFPAGNYTAIVRGVNNATGVGLIEAYNLP; this is encoded by the coding sequence TTGATCGCCCGCTCTGCGCCCACCGCGACCTTGTTGCCCAGCGGCAAGGTGCTCATAGCAGGTGGCTTTCATTACGAGGATAACTATCCAACGCGGTTCTTTGTTACGAGTGCTGAACTGTACGATCCGGCGAGCGGAACCTGGAGTGCCACCGGAAGCCTCGAAACCGGCCGCTGCGGTCACACCGCGACGTTGCTGCCCAACGGCAAGGTGCTCCTCGCAGGAGGTCAGACGGACTCTTCGATCCCTACCACCAACTCCGCGGAACTCTACGACCCAGCAACCGGGACATGGACGACTACCGGGAACCTCGTGAAGCCCCGCGTAGGCCACACAGCGACATTGCTACCCAATGGCAAAGTGCTCGTGGCGGGAGGCGGTACTCTTTACGGGCCCGCTATGAACAGTGCGGAACTGTACGATCCGGCGACCGGGACCTGGACGGCGACTGGCAGCCTCGCTGGGGGCCGCAGTGGCCACACGGCGACATTGCTGCCCAGCGGCAAGGTGCTCGTGGTGGGAGGTGTGACCACAGAACCGTCCTATCGCGAGATAGCTACCGCGGAGCTGTACGATCCGGCCAGCGGAGTCTGGACGGCGACCGGCAGTCTCACGGCGGAACGCAGTGGCCACACAGCGACATTGCTGCCCGGCGGCAAAGTGCTCGTCGCAGGAGGCGGTAACGGTAGCAGCGGATGGCTCTCGAGAGTGGAGCTTTTCGACCCGGCAAGCGGCACCTGGGCACCGGCCGGCAGTCTCGTTAACCCGCGCTTTGAACCAACGGCGACGCTCCTGCCCAGCGGCAAGGTGCTCTTTGTATCAGATGGATTTAGTCAATTCTCCCCTCCAATAAACGCCGAACTCTACGATCCGGTGAGCGCGAGTTCGACGGCGACCGGCAGCCCCTTCACCATGCGTTGGGAACACACGGCCACCTTGTTGTCCAGCGGCAAGGTGCTTGTCGCAGGAGGTACTTTGGGCCCTGTTAGTTTAGCAAGCGCGCAACTTTACGGGCCCAAACCCGGTTTGCTCAACATTGCCGCGCGGGTGCATGTCCAGACTGGCGACAATGCCATGATTGGCGGATTCATCATTGCGGGGACGCAGCCGAAGGCCGTGATCGTTCGTGCGATCGGACCTTCCCTGTCGGTGCCCGGAGCGCTGGCGGATCCGGTCATCGAAATTTATGATTCTTCCGGGGTCCGGACCGACACCAATGATAACTGGAAGGACGCGCCCAGCCGCCAGGAAATTATAGATAGCGGGCTGGCGCCGAGTAATGATCTGGAGTCAGCCCTTTATAGCGTGATCAATCCCGGCAGTTATACCGTCGTGGTCCGGGGTAAGAACAACGCTGCTGGTATTGGTGTGTTCGAAGTCTACGACTTGGACGAAGCAGCCGATTCCAGGCTGGCCAATGTCTCGACGCGTGGCGTGGTGGAGAATGGCGACAGCGTGCTGATCGGCGGACTGATTGTCGGGGGGAACAACGGCGCCGGCACGGCCAAAGTGCTGGTGCGCGCACTTGGACCATCGGTTCCGGTAGCGGGCGCCCTGGGGGATCCCACCCTGGAGCTGCATAATGGCAGCGGCACCCTGATAGCTTTCAACGACAACTGGGGGGTGCGCCCTGACGGCAGCGATCAGTCCGCGGAAATCCTAGCTACGGCTCTGATCCCCACGAATGAATTGGAATCGGCTCTGCTCGAAACTTTCCCGGCCGGCAATTACACGGCCATTGTCCGCGGCGTAAACAACGCGACCGGCGTGGGCTTGATCGAGGCTTACAACCTGCCCTAG
- a CDS encoding ComF family protein has translation MLANVNPLPALCSLFYPAACVVCSSEVERTEYICEPCRKRAPRIVAPFCAKCSEPFTGAITQTFSCANCEHRTLHFDSAVAAYRSRGLVRKLVHEFKYGHHRYLRHPLANWLGETLHDPRLHGRQFDLLIPVPLHPARERERGFNQAALLAELLGQRTGLPVRPLLERIRYTTTQTAYDRSERMENLRDAFRLRKNRDVRGLHVLLIDDVLTTGSTLSECARVLKRGGALSVYAATAARA, from the coding sequence ATGCTCGCGAACGTTAATCCCCTCCCCGCGCTCTGTTCGCTCTTTTACCCGGCCGCGTGCGTGGTCTGCTCGAGCGAAGTTGAGCGGACCGAATACATTTGCGAACCCTGCCGCAAACGAGCGCCGCGCATCGTCGCCCCCTTCTGCGCGAAATGCTCGGAGCCCTTTACGGGCGCGATCACCCAGACCTTCAGCTGCGCCAATTGCGAGCATCGTACCTTGCATTTCGATTCCGCCGTCGCGGCCTACCGGAGCCGGGGCCTGGTTCGCAAACTGGTCCACGAATTCAAGTACGGACATCATCGTTATCTGCGTCACCCGCTCGCGAACTGGCTCGGTGAAACCCTCCACGATCCCCGGCTCCACGGACGGCAGTTCGATTTGCTGATCCCGGTTCCGCTTCATCCGGCCCGGGAACGGGAGCGCGGTTTCAACCAGGCCGCGCTCCTGGCCGAATTGCTCGGCCAAAGGACCGGCCTTCCGGTTCGCCCGCTCCTGGAACGGATCCGCTACACCACCACCCAGACCGCCTATGATCGCTCCGAACGCATGGAAAATTTGCGCGACGCGTTTCGTTTACGAAAAAACCGGGACGTGCGAGGGTTGCATGTGCTTCTGATCGACGATGTATTAACCACCGGCTCGACCCTGAGCGAATGCGCCCGGGTCCTGAAACGGGGCGGGGCGCTTTCCGTTTACGCGGCCACCGCGGCCCGCGCCTGA
- a CDS encoding NHL repeat-containing protein → MTKTTFLRCLLALTALAALPFAASTVRAAADDILETNETNILRFRPVGGTPTTFVSGLSNPKGIVCDGLGKVYVSDPGRSQIVTFTLPDATASTYATGLSAPNGLVFDPAGNLYVAESGSGNILKYDRVRNRTTFATGLGNPSSLAFDSGGNLFSTSFSGGQVYKIAPDGTKETFASGLNFPAGIAIDSADNVFVAISEDGTILKFAPDGSRTTFASDLSRPYGLAFERGGTLVVADNGSGGTFRYTASGSRSNIFSSEFNTPAFVAIEPAPHVLLNVSTRGLVQGGDNTLIAGFNVGGTGQVGTRIIVRALGPSLSAFGVTNALPDPVIELRNAAGTLIASNNNWRDTQEQDIVDTTLQPTNDNEAAIVTFVAGGAFTAVVGSATGEAGTAVVDVYNLQ, encoded by the coding sequence ATGACCAAAACGACTTTCTTGCGTTGCCTGCTGGCCTTGACGGCGCTCGCGGCACTTCCTTTCGCGGCGTCCACTGTTCGCGCGGCCGCCGACGACATTCTGGAGACCAACGAGACCAATATCCTGCGCTTCAGACCGGTCGGCGGAACCCCGACCACGTTCGTCAGCGGATTGAGCAATCCCAAGGGCATCGTTTGCGACGGCCTGGGGAAAGTGTACGTGTCGGACCCAGGGCGCAGCCAGATCGTGACGTTTACCCTTCCCGACGCGACGGCATCCACTTATGCCACCGGACTCAGTGCCCCGAACGGCCTGGTGTTCGATCCGGCGGGTAATCTCTACGTCGCGGAGTCCGGCAGCGGCAATATTCTTAAGTACGACAGGGTTCGAAACCGGACGACTTTCGCTACCGGCCTCGGAAACCCTTCGAGTCTGGCGTTTGATAGCGGGGGAAACCTTTTCTCCACGAGCTTCTCCGGCGGCCAGGTTTACAAAATCGCCCCCGATGGAACAAAGGAGACTTTCGCGAGCGGCCTCAACTTTCCGGCGGGCATCGCCATCGACAGCGCGGACAATGTTTTCGTGGCGATTTCGGAAGACGGAACGATCCTCAAATTCGCGCCGGACGGGTCGCGGACCACGTTTGCATCCGACTTGAGCCGCCCGTATGGCCTGGCTTTTGAAAGAGGGGGCACGCTCGTCGTGGCGGACAATGGAAGTGGCGGCACGTTCCGCTACACCGCGAGTGGGTCGCGCAGCAACATTTTCTCCAGCGAATTCAACACGCCGGCGTTCGTCGCCATCGAGCCCGCCCCGCATGTCCTGCTCAACGTGAGCACCCGCGGACTGGTCCAGGGTGGCGACAACACTTTGATTGCCGGCTTCAACGTGGGCGGCACAGGCCAGGTGGGCACGAGAATTATTGTGCGAGCACTAGGCCCGTCGCTTTCCGCGTTCGGCGTGACCAACGCGCTGCCGGATCCAGTGATTGAATTGCGTAATGCCGCGGGGACCCTGATCGCCTCGAACAACAATTGGCGGGACACCCAGGAACAGGATATTGTCGACACCACTCTGCAGCCAACGAACGACAATGAGGCAGCGATCGTGACCTTCGTCGCTGGGGGAGCGTTCACGGCCGTGGTCGGCAGCGCTACCGGAGAAGCCGGGACCGCAGTGGTGGACGTTTACAATCTGCAATAA
- a CDS encoding CPBP family intramembrane glutamic endopeptidase yields the protein MKDAARLLGYFAATILFGALAAPLLFWGAQWLASHGILPVLATFDFEAFFHRALMIGAILFLWPLLRSLRIRGLRDLGLVRNPHRARDAMAGFLLAAVPLFCGGIVLLFAGIYRLRADIPWLAIASVALTTAIVPLIEEPLFRGLFLGVLLRGSRPLVASLLSAGIFSIVHFLKAPEEMTSVVTWTSGFVSIAHSLDQFAEPLLLLAGFTTLFLIGWILAEARLRTQSLWLPIGLHAGWIFAAGAFGKIAHREILALPWLGKNLQIGIVPLGIGLGTWALLRVWLRYARER from the coding sequence TTGAAAGACGCAGCCAGATTGCTCGGCTATTTCGCCGCCACCATTCTCTTCGGGGCGCTCGCCGCCCCCCTTCTCTTCTGGGGCGCGCAATGGCTCGCCTCGCACGGAATTCTCCCCGTGCTCGCCACGTTTGATTTCGAGGCATTTTTCCATCGCGCTCTCATGATCGGCGCGATTCTTTTTCTCTGGCCGCTTTTGCGCTCGCTTCGCATCCGCGGCCTGCGGGATCTTGGGCTGGTTCGCAACCCGCATCGCGCCCGCGATGCCATGGCCGGATTTCTCCTCGCGGCTGTTCCGCTCTTTTGCGGCGGAATTGTCCTGCTGTTCGCCGGCATCTACCGGCTCCGCGCCGATATTCCCTGGCTGGCCATCGCCAGCGTTGCGCTCACCACTGCGATCGTTCCGTTGATCGAAGAACCGCTCTTTCGCGGATTATTCCTCGGCGTCCTCCTCCGCGGCAGCCGGCCGCTTGTCGCCAGCCTGTTGAGCGCCGGCATTTTCTCGATCGTCCATTTTCTCAAGGCTCCGGAGGAAATGACGTCGGTGGTCACCTGGACCTCAGGTTTTGTCTCGATCGCGCATTCCCTGGATCAATTCGCCGAGCCGCTTTTGCTCCTGGCCGGATTCACGACCCTGTTTCTTATCGGTTGGATCCTGGCGGAAGCGCGATTGCGGACCCAATCGCTCTGGCTCCCGATCGGCCTCCACGCCGGGTGGATCTTTGCCGCCGGCGCCTTCGGCAAGATCGCGCACCGCGAGATTCTCGCCTTGCCCTGGCTGGGCAAGAACCTCCAGATTGGGATCGTGCCTTTGGGCATTGGCCTGGGCACCTGGGCTCTGCTTAGGGTGTGGTTGAGATATGCTCGCGAACGTTAA
- the accD gene encoding acetyl-CoA carboxylase, carboxyltransferase subunit beta, with amino-acid sequence MAIFKRPPIGGGGGKKRRGDIPQGLFQKCPGCKEVVHEIELAQNQRVCPHCDYHFTQSARERIESLLDADTFVERDANLRSVDTLQFQGMATYKDRLKKYQDATGLTDAVLSGHGMIDGYKVSIAVMDFSFLAATMGSVVGERITRAIEYGTAHRCAVVIVSASGGARMYEGMLSLMQMAKTSGALARHACERLPYISVLTNPTTAGVMASFASLGDVILAEPKSMIGFAGPRVIKETTHQDLPERFQTAEFLEEHGLIDLIVHRKRLRAQISQFLTFFSTTQ; translated from the coding sequence ATGGCTATTTTCAAAAGACCTCCTATTGGCGGTGGTGGCGGCAAGAAACGCCGCGGCGATATTCCGCAGGGGCTTTTCCAAAAATGCCCGGGTTGCAAGGAGGTCGTGCACGAGATCGAGCTGGCCCAGAACCAGCGCGTCTGTCCGCATTGCGATTATCATTTCACCCAGTCCGCCCGCGAACGGATCGAGAGCCTGCTCGATGCCGACACTTTCGTGGAGCGGGACGCCAACCTTCGTTCCGTGGACACCCTCCAGTTCCAGGGAATGGCCACTTACAAGGACCGGCTCAAAAAATATCAGGACGCCACCGGCCTGACCGATGCGGTCCTGAGCGGGCACGGAATGATCGACGGTTACAAGGTGTCGATCGCGGTGATGGACTTCAGTTTTCTGGCCGCGACCATGGGGTCGGTCGTCGGCGAACGGATCACCCGCGCGATCGAGTATGGGACCGCTCACCGCTGCGCCGTTGTCATCGTTTCCGCTTCCGGCGGCGCGCGCATGTATGAAGGCATGCTCAGCCTGATGCAAATGGCCAAGACCAGCGGCGCCCTCGCCCGGCACGCCTGCGAACGTCTCCCTTACATTTCCGTCCTCACCAATCCCACCACCGCCGGAGTCATGGCCAGCTTCGCCTCGTTAGGCGACGTCATTTTGGCGGAGCCGAAAAGCATGATTGGTTTCGCCGGGCCGCGCGTCATCAAGGAAACGACGCACCAGGATTTGCCGGAACGATTTCAGACCGCGGAGTTCCTGGAAGAACACGGGCTGATCGACCTGATCGTCCATCGCAAAAGATTGCGGGCGCAGATCAGCCAGTTCCTCACTTTCTTTTCCACCACGCAGTGA
- a CDS encoding kelch repeat-containing protein, producing the protein MNVETPAEHRALSGFHWVTAARRGLGLLAAKRVVFLLLVLGAGLLMVQPAEGRSFGFERTGNLAQVQAGHTATLLQDGRVLVVGINGSAELYDPASGTWAATGSLLQSRSGFTATLLSNGKVLVAGGFYQSGLTTAELYDPATGSWTMTGSMAVPRYAHTATRLPDGKVLVAGGIPQPSQWWQFHPTNASTELYDPVSGTWTRSGDLQRSRESHTATSLSNGKVLVAGGQSGGFSAGLYVAPVAELYDPASGTWSSAGLIPNYYSIGHRATLLPNGNVLVTGGYLNKASLYDPVSNTWAETMGMSVSRSYHAAVLLPDGTVLVSGGGGITAKASAELYDPATGTWTATGSLNEGRSAHTATLLPNGRVLVVGASETSALASAELYGPKPTLLNISTRVNVQAGDNAMVGGFIITGTEPKTVIVRGIGPSLGVPGALADPNIEVHGPSGELLATNDNWGDALTRQQIIDSGLAPTNDLESALWGVINPGAYTVIVRGKNEAAGIGLFEAYDLGEAEDSNLGNVSTRGPVQTGDNVLIGGFIVGGGTEGWTAKVVVRAIGPSAPISGALADPTLELRDASGTLLASNDNWKTQPDGSSQQAEIEATGLQPANDLESALLQIFPAGSYTAIVRGVNNTTGVGVIEAYNLP; encoded by the coding sequence ATGAACGTAGAAACTCCCGCAGAACATCGAGCGCTCTCCGGTTTTCACTGGGTAACGGCTGCCCGTCGAGGTTTGGGATTGTTGGCCGCCAAGCGGGTGGTCTTTCTGTTGCTGGTCCTGGGTGCGGGATTGCTGATGGTTCAGCCCGCTGAGGGCCGTTCCTTCGGTTTTGAAAGGACCGGTAACCTTGCTCAGGTACAAGCGGGCCACACTGCAACTTTACTTCAAGACGGCCGGGTGCTTGTCGTTGGAATCAACGGCAGCGCCGAACTCTATGATCCGGCAAGCGGGACATGGGCGGCAACCGGTAGTCTTCTTCAGTCCCGGTCGGGGTTCACAGCCACGCTCCTTTCCAATGGCAAAGTTCTTGTGGCAGGCGGGTTCTACCAATCCGGGCTCACCACCGCAGAACTTTACGATCCGGCTACCGGCTCATGGACGATGACCGGCAGCATGGCGGTCCCTCGCTATGCACACACGGCAACACGATTGCCCGACGGCAAAGTCCTTGTGGCAGGAGGTATTCCGCAGCCCTCCCAGTGGTGGCAGTTTCACCCCACCAACGCGAGCACGGAGTTGTATGATCCGGTCAGCGGCACTTGGACCAGGAGCGGTGACCTCCAGCGCAGCCGCGAAAGTCACACGGCGACATCGCTGTCTAACGGCAAAGTCCTCGTGGCAGGAGGTCAAAGCGGGGGATTTTCGGCTGGTCTTTACGTTGCGCCCGTTGCGGAACTCTATGATCCGGCAAGCGGGACCTGGTCCTCAGCCGGCTTGATCCCGAATTATTATTCCATAGGTCACAGGGCAACGTTGCTTCCTAATGGTAACGTGTTGGTGACGGGCGGTTACCTTAATAAAGCGTCTTTGTACGATCCGGTTAGTAACACCTGGGCGGAGACCATGGGGATGTCCGTTTCCCGCAGTTATCACGCAGCGGTGTTGCTGCCTGACGGCACGGTGCTCGTCAGCGGTGGAGGCGGCATTACCGCGAAAGCCAGCGCAGAACTCTATGACCCGGCGACGGGTACTTGGACGGCCACCGGCAGCCTTAACGAGGGTCGTAGTGCTCACACAGCCACGTTGCTGCCCAACGGCAGGGTGCTTGTGGTTGGGGCAAGTGAGACGAGCGCTCTCGCGAGCGCCGAGCTATATGGGCCCAAGCCTACACTGCTCAACATTTCCACGCGGGTAAATGTCCAGGCAGGAGACAACGCCATGGTCGGCGGATTCATCATTACCGGGACAGAGCCGAAGACCGTGATCGTCCGTGGGATTGGACCCTCGCTTGGTGTGCCTGGAGCGCTCGCCGACCCGAATATCGAAGTGCATGGTCCTTCCGGCGAGCTTCTCGCAACCAACGACAATTGGGGTGACGCGCTGACCAGACAGCAAATCATCGATAGCGGGCTGGCTCCAACCAATGATTTGGAATCGGCGCTTTGGGGAGTGATCAATCCCGGGGCTTACACGGTAATTGTGCGCGGCAAGAATGAGGCAGCGGGCATCGGCCTGTTCGAAGCCTATGATCTCGGTGAAGCAGAGGATTCGAACCTCGGTAACGTCTCGACGCGCGGCCCCGTCCAAACGGGCGACAACGTTCTGATTGGCGGATTTATTGTTGGAGGAGGGACGGAAGGTTGGACCGCGAAGGTAGTGGTGCGCGCGATTGGACCATCGGCTCCGATCTCAGGCGCCCTGGCAGATCCTACCTTGGAGCTGCGAGATGCCAGCGGGACGCTGCTAGCTTCCAACGACAACTGGAAGACGCAGCCGGATGGTAGCAGTCAGCAAGCCGAAATCGAAGCGACCGGTCTTCAACCTGCCAACGATTTGGAATCAGCGTTGCTTCAAATTTTCCCAGCCGGCAGTTACACGGCCATTGTCCGCGGCGTAAACAACACAACCGGCGTTGGCGTGATCGAGGCTTACAACCTGCCCTAG
- a CDS encoding metallophosphoesterase family protein has product MRVAAIYDIHGNLPALEAVLAEIRQVNADEIVVGGDVVPGPMPRETLDRLLDLDLPARFLQGNGDRVVLGAMRGEEPGEVPEPFREQIRWNARQLTAAHQKVLATWPKTIRMKVEGLGDVLFCHATPRNDTDVFTRLTPEKRLLPLFQNLDVDFVVCGHTHMQFERIIGGVRVINAGSVGMPFGEPGGYWVLLGPEIQLRNTSYDLAKAAERIRTTSYPQACSFADRNVFGPPSEAEMLGAFGRVELK; this is encoded by the coding sequence GTGCGGGTCGCGGCCATCTACGATATTCACGGCAATCTTCCCGCGCTCGAGGCGGTCCTCGCTGAGATTCGCCAGGTAAACGCCGACGAGATTGTCGTGGGCGGCGACGTCGTTCCGGGCCCGATGCCGCGCGAGACGTTGGATCGTCTGCTCGATCTCGATCTTCCCGCCCGGTTTCTTCAAGGCAACGGCGATCGGGTGGTGCTCGGCGCCATGCGTGGCGAAGAGCCGGGTGAAGTGCCGGAACCATTCCGGGAACAGATTCGCTGGAATGCCCGGCAATTGACCGCCGCACACCAGAAAGTGCTGGCGACGTGGCCGAAGACAATCCGGATGAAAGTGGAGGGGTTAGGGGACGTCCTCTTTTGCCACGCCACGCCGCGGAACGACACCGACGTGTTCACCCGGTTGACGCCCGAGAAAAGACTGCTGCCGCTTTTTCAAAATCTCGACGTCGATTTTGTCGTCTGCGGTCACACTCACATGCAGTTCGAACGAATAATCGGCGGGGTGCGGGTCATTAACGCCGGCAGCGTTGGGATGCCGTTCGGAGAACCAGGGGGCTACTGGGTTCTTCTCGGGCCTGAGATTCAACTCCGGAATACGTCCTATGATCTCGCCAAAGCAGCGGAGCGCATTCGGACGACCAGCTATCCGCAAGCTTGCTCCTTTGCGGACCGAAACGTTTTTGGGCCGCCGTCCGAAGCAGAAATGCTCGGAGCCTTTGGCAGGGTTGAGCTCAAATAA